Proteins co-encoded in one Perca flavescens isolate YP-PL-M2 chromosome 11, PFLA_1.0, whole genome shotgun sequence genomic window:
- the LOC114564302 gene encoding PH and SEC7 domain-containing protein 1: MLGDRQRQRATNEEDETFSLLLQGPLERSDSRGGLKSPISLGSPRRPSESNLDSFSRHFESIMESHRAKGTSYSSLDSVDLLTSGSTSVFTFDLPTLTPEIQSQICDSAKQIIELSFAPLAHPDPAALSETSRSEVSLGVSGAGLRGGAKDEPGPPVRSKSEKDSWRRSIKDGFRKASSAPSLPSLHSSPS; this comes from the exons ATGCTGGGAGAccgacagagacagagagccacCAACGAAGAAGACGAGACGTTCAGTCTGCTGCTGCAGGG GCCGTTGGAGCGATCGGACTCCCGCGGCGGCCTGAAGTCTCCGATCTCCCTCGGCAGCCCTCGCCGGCCGTCCGAGAGCAACCTCGACTCCTTCAGCCGCCACTTTGAGAGCATCATGGAGTCCCACCGGGCCAAAGGGACGTCCTACAGCAGCCTGGACAGCGTGGACCTGCTGACCTCCGGGTCCACCTCCGTCTTCACCTTCGACCTGCCGACGCTCACGCCAGAGATCCAG agtcaGATCTGCGATAGCGCCAAGCAGATCATCGAGCTGAGCTTCGCGCCGCTGGCCCACCCGGACCCGGCCGCCCTCTCGGAGACCTCGCGCTCCGAAGTCTCCCTCGGCGTGTCGGGGGCGGGGCTCCGAGGCGGCGCCAAAGACGAGCCCGGCCCGCCGGTTCGATCCAAGTCGGAGAAAGACTCGTGGCGTCGCTCCATCAAAGACGGCTTCCGAAAGGCGAGCTCGGCGCCATCGCTGCCATCGCTCCACAGCAGCCCCAG CTGA